The Brassica napus cultivar Da-Ae unplaced genomic scaffold, Da-Ae ScsIHWf_3084;HRSCAF=3898, whole genome shotgun sequence genome segment tgacgAAGGAAAAGGGGTTCGGTTGGATTTGGAATATGGAAATGCCTAAGCGGTGTCGTTTTACGACTAACCTTTGATTTTTCCTTCTTAACTGCGTACTTGTGACGGCAATTTTCTGACCGGGTACGCGGGGTgttcattatttaaataaccGATCCGGTTCAGGTTGGTCAACTCTACTGGACCGGTCTAATGAATCCACCCGCACACGAACCCGAGACGtggaaatattaaaaaagttataatagaAATTCCCTAGAATAATCTTGTCGCAAAAATAAccctcaataaaaaaaataatcaaattaaattttattaaaaaataaatagatttttaatcatagatttaactaatctagatttagagtttatagttttttttaatgataaagTTTATAGTCAAGGGATGAGTTTTTAGAGATagggttttaaaattttaaaaataaaaaataaatattgaatttttcaaaaaaaaaaaaaaagctattttgatattttttagagatattttgtaacaaaaacttaaaaaatgctatttgaaagaattgctcatcaatttttcttttcatgtATTATTGGCACCAATAACATTGTGAATGTAACCGCTGACTAGCTCAATTACCGGATTTTCTTACGGGTGTAAAGCCAATATTAAAACCGATATTTGTAACTTAGTTAATATAGGTTAGTGTTATTATTGTGACAAATGTTATCAAGGTACAGAAACAGTAACGTGCATGTCTAGGCTAAGAAAAATATCATATGCTCtactttaaattatatataatgatatTGTGAATTCAgttgttattttgtaaaaataatggGTCACAAACACTACTTCCGGTCAAAATGTATCTGCTGGCATTTGTGATACTTTTCATTACGAAAccaatatatcatttatgtacCGTACCATGATAAGCATaaatatttctctaattttATACTCTTTCCGTTTAACTTTATATCTTTctgtttcacaaagatagactttttagcgttttcatacatattaagaaaacacattgcatcaatataataaatgtatcgttttctgtaaatttcaattttcaatatcttctaaccaatagtaatttaataaaatcaattaatttttttaaagtttataattttttcatagaaaacacaaaatatatatctttgttgaacaaaattattttctaaaacagCTTTATTTtcgaaacggaaggagtatttaGTTATTTACATAGTTAAGTTTCTTAGAACAGTTTACTACTTTTGGAGAATAAATGACCAAATTGTGTGCTTGATGTATATATGGATTAGTTGAGACGTTCAGTTGTTTCTTTCATTTCCCATATAAGGGTGGTGGAGTCTAATCAGTTCGTAATGATAAGACAAGTTGGATTCCATTTCAGAtgtaaactaattattaaaaagaaatctacGGTTCAACAAAACTAGTCAGGTGAACTTTAGGTAGGGACATTAGCCACGTGAATTCAACGTTCCTAAATTTCTACTCTTCTGTCTCTTCTCTTACATAACTCTCTTTCCCACCATCTAgattctaaacaaaaaaaacctccacactctttctctctttcttttaaaaacatctctaaataaaaacactcaCAAGAACGTACTAAATAAGTAGTAAAACTCCATGGAACCAGTCACTTATGGGTCATGCAGACCCGACCCAAAACCCTCAACCGCGTCAGCACCACCACCAAGCCGTTACGAGTCACAGAAACGCCGCGACTGGAACACGTTTCTACAATACCTAAGAAACCACAAACCCCCTCTAACGCTAACGCTGTGCAGCGGGGCTCACGTGCTCGAGTTCCTCAAGTACCTAGACCAATTCGGAAAAACCAAAGTCCACGTGACAACATGTTTTTTCTTTGGCCACTCGGACCCAACATCTCCTTGCGCTTGTCCGCACAAACAAGCTTGGGGATCTCTCGACTCTTTGATCGGACGACTTAGAGCCGCTTACGAGGAAAACGGTGGACGGCCGGAAACGAACCCGTTTGCTGCACGCGCTGTTAGGATTTACCTTAGGGAAGTCAAAGGGAGTCAAGCTAAGGCTCGTGGAATTACTTATCAGAAAAAGAGACGGCAACCTACCGTTACCACTGTCAGACTGGATGTGGTTTAAACGAGTGGAATCGTCTTCGAAGACGGGAGTAATGGTGATTCTCCGGCTGCCTCCGGAGCCTTACTTCCATAGGTTTATATAATAATCATACatattttgcttatttttccCCATATACATATGTTGTATAAAATCATTTCTCTTTATTAAGGAAACCTATACTATTTTCACTGTATTAGcaagagtttttctttttttttagtgtaTTTATGAGTCtctcaaaaattgaaaaacctATCTATTTTTGCTAACTAACTAATACTTTtctataattgttttatttatcttaaaaataaatgaatcaCTGCATAAGTGACATCTAAAAGATGaatttctcatatatatatgggAATCTCTCAAATGTGAACCACTCTaccattttttcttatttttcactattttatttattttaattgtgagAAACTATGTGAAAGATCTCTAATGGCCATGCTCTTAGTTGATCGTGAAAAGACAATTGTACGGAAATTATTCAGTTGCCTCATTCTAGTATTTTGAAGTTTGTTCCTAATTTATATGGGTCAATTTTGTTATATGAAAAATTACTTACGTCTATTCAAACTGTTGATGGATTACCGAAGATGAATGAAGGAGATATATCAGTATATGTACAAAAGTTGATGTCTATTTTGGATTTATTTGATTGTTATTTGGTTGAagagcagctttcattgatcacATAACATTTTGATTTTCATCTAACATATTTTGTCTCTATCCCCAAATTAGGTCCCATCATAAATTCTTAAATTAATTTCGTGATAAACTACATATCCTACTATACAAAGTAATTAATTATGATATGGACGATGTTAATATGTCATCATTATATTTTGGGAAAATTggttttttagagcaaaaagaTGATAACTAGATCTTTTTagactaatatttattttgtgtcatttttgCCTATAATAGccttaatatttttgaaaataaatttaataaatagttttacaaacaaaaaaaaaattgaaaaaatagtaactattgataaaatacatatatgaacttagtggtatttttcagttctaaaaatgtttaaatcataattttcagaTTCAATTCTAAATAAAggagaaatgacattctacgaaatagaaaacaaaattcacttttttcattgaatctacaatgtttgaaatacgtgatctacgtaaataagagtattctaaaaatattaagaatACACATTATGCGCTTAACCTACCGATCAAAAATCTTTAGATATTAAAAtctatacattaatataaatctaaaacaagtAGAAACCGACTTTTACAAatttactgtaaatctaaaacatgtagaaatcaaaatctacacattactataattctaaaaacatgtagaaactgatttctacAAATTAgatgtattctacggataagaaaccAGTTTCTAAAAtgtagaaacaaaatatttggaaatattcactttcatattttttaaaaaaatcgattaaaaaaacagaaaaaaacgtGGTAACCTTCTTCTCACGCCGTCTTCTatatttgattgattgttcacaaaattttcacaaaattttcacattatttctaccaAATCAGTGTGAAATTGAGTGAGTTAGGGTTTATGAACTTGAGACTTTGATTTCTTCCCCCTTTGTTCGTGAAAGAGATGATAAATTATGGGTTTCATCCCAAAGAAATCaagtttaaagagttgaaatcgtgtgtggtcggttcaaatcaagtgagaATCAAACCAGATATAACCGAAGAAAACCAGAAAATCAATTTGGAATACTTACCTGGGCACGGGATCGATCGGTCTATAATTTGAGATTGGTCGATCTGTATGAAATCGACTTTTGTCGATCAAGTGAAGTAGACCAGGTCGATCAATATATGCTCcgcgttttttttcttctgcataatgatcatgatcgatcgatccgttcgaCCTTGTAATTTTGGATCAATCAATTCCGCTtgatctaaaaattataattttaagggcattattgtcattttaaaaataattaacctaatggaatataaaatatatgagattAGTCTAAAAAGacataattatcattttttttgctctaaaaaacaattttccctatTTTCATTTACTTTTCTTAGCAACATTATCGTGTACTTTTTATATGTCTTTTTGTAAGTAATTTTCGAGTGAATTGGTCAAAGTTATGACCACCATTATAACTTAGCTCGAGGTGCTTCGGGATATATCAAAATGCATTTCCAAGTGCTTTCAGAATGAATATATCAAATGCTTTGAAATGGTAGCATTTGATATGATCTAGTGAGATTTTATTCAGATACATATTCTCATCTTCATCGATCCCTTTATATCTGGTCGGATACAAACTAACAATCTTACCTGATTTCCCTGCAAAAACATATTTGGATCCGTCAAGGATAAACATTACCACACACTACTTTGTATCATTAAGCTTTAACATTAACTAAGACACCAAAAGGGGAACAAGCCTATAGAGTCAACGCCCGTAAGTTTTACCAAAAATGAAACAGGTTTTTTAATACAGAAAACTAATGAAACTCATCAAAGAATTAGAAGAAATAAAAACTGACAAAACCTAGCTAGCCAGATCGATGGAAAAGGCAAAGACCCGTATTAACATAGTAGAAATTAAGTATGTAACCGAAGCTCAACTGAGATGGTATTCAAGAAAATTAGAAGATACAAAAAGCTTTACTGACTAACCTTCTAGCCCCCAAAAAAGTGATAGACCTGACTTGTTCCCCTTTTGCTCACTCTCAGCCATAGAAATCGTCTTGCTATGAGGAAAGAGAGACGAGACTCCATCTTATATCACCCGTCCTTCACATTCAAAAGGGCAAATTTTCCCAATACTTGTTGAGATTATCATATGGCCACAGTTTAAATCACTTTTCCTCTGAACAATGTTGAATACATTTTGGTTTAACAATTGGTCTGTAGATGGAGAGTCATGAATTctatattatactttttgaaAAAGAATGTTTTAATACTGATCCTACAGAACTTTGAAAAAAAGATCACATGGTATTGAAAGAACAACCTAAGACCTGCTTAATTATTGTACAACACAAATCCGCCAGCTAGCTCTATCACGGTACACTAGAGTGTTGTGTATTGTTAGCCGGTTGTTGAGGAAGACAGTCCAGGGATCCATGTACCTGAATAGTGTGTTTTGAGCGATGTTAACCCGCTAGCAGAACAGACAAGTGTTGCagaaaagatttttaaaaaggcATTGTATTTAGTCCATTATGAATTTCCAACAACTCTCACGAACCTATGGATATAATTATTCCAATATCTACTATACTTATGGACACAGCTCTCTTCCTAAGAACTAGCTTGTTGGTAGTGACACATCTCTAGGACAATCAGGGCTTTGGTAACGTCAATCATTACAGCCGATTAGACCAATCTCTTTGTTTTCCATTAACTCTAAGAATTCTTATCAGATGATTATGTAAAGCTAATATTTAACAAGCAAGATCTTATAAGTGTACCTGGTGAGAACCATTGGCCTCAGGGTACTGGTGACCTTGGCTTCCATAAATATCATCTGAGTTTCCATAACTTGCCACCAATCCAGGGCCTTACAACAACAAGTTACACAAAGTCATAAGCTGGTTTTTGCAGGTAAACGTTGCAATCTAAAGGTTCAAACTTTATCAGTAAACACAAAGATTACTTGGGGTTTGAGCTGCCTCAGCAGCTGCTTTAGCTTTGGTCTCCAAGTCAGCCAACTCTTCCTCAAGTTTCACAATTTCACGATTCAAGTGATcaatagtcttctccataccACGCTCATGGTGAAGATTACTCGCTCGCGTCTTCTTCTCCAGATCAAGAGCAGCTCTGCATCAACCCCCAAACTCATCACTAAGTCCAAAAACAACAAGACGCGATTCAATTCTATTCAATTCAATTAAAGTATTCACCTTCCTTTACTAACTTCTTCTCTAAGACTCTCAATCTCCGCCTTAACCTCCACGGCACGATCCGAATTAGGTTTAGCCTTAGCGATCTCCCCGTTAAGCATCGCCAGCTCCGCCGTTAGCTTCTGCCTATCTTCAGCTAGCCTCTGCACGTCCGACCTAACCTGATCAAGCTCAGCTCCGATTCCGTTAACCACACGAGCCTCCGCCTCCATCCTCAGCGAGTTCTGGTAAACCTCGCGAACCTTCGCTTCGGTATCGGACTTGACGGCCGCGGCGGCTTCGAGGAGCCGAGCGAGCTCGCGCTTGGCTAAATTGAGCTGATCCTTGACTCCGAGGTGCGCTAATGCTAGCTTCTGGTTGTCCGTCAGGATGGATTGGATCTCGCGGTGCTGAGCTGCGATTTTCTCCTCGAGGAGGGCGGATCGAGTACGGTTCATATCGGATTCGGTGAGCTGAGATTCCGATACTCtcaaggaggaggaggacggGAGATAACGGTCTCTTCCGGCCATTCTCAACGGCTAGTCTCCGATCTCCGATTGCGGTTGTGCCCTTCTCGCTGGCTAATCGTCTTATCGTTCTACGCTCGTTGCTAAGATAAGCGCTATAATAAACACCTAAAATGCGCACTAAGAATAGCCACGTGTTTGTTTATACAGTTATTTATATATGAGAGTCATTTTTTTTCTGGGCTATTGACTTAGCGTTGACTTAAGAGCTGCTTGGCCCATCTTAAGCCAAATTAGAACCGGTAAGGCCCATTTATATAGCGTGAGAGTGAAAGAACACTTGGCAGTGGCACTGGATATCGAGAAAGTAAAAGCATGCTAATCGGTGGAATATTGAAGACTATCTCACGTCTcaacaataaaataatgaattaaaatgaaaattaataaagAGGAGGATAATAGAAATTTTTCGTTTGAAAAACTTTAAACAAAGTTTGAGAAACTCTCAATATCGATTATaccattaataaataaaatatataaattaattaaaatatatattatcattatattttttatcattatagtttttaataataattggttaaaaaaataataaataataatttatcattatagttttaaattaataatgactgtattaataagtaattataatatgtttatgTCCGTAAGCGCGGACAAAATACCTAATTATATTAAGATGATACGTCGAAATAGTTTTGTAAAACACTATTCAATGCTaatgttttaagaaaactgTGGATTTCTCTCTcttaaatattcaaatgataTGATGacataaaaaattcaaattatataaCTTGTGTTCATTAAATTTGTTGCCAAGCGAGAAACGATTGATCATGCTTACATAAGCTTACTGCAATTGACATACTTTGGAACATAGCAGCATGCCCTAATCTTTATGTTTCAGAGTCAGAGCTCTTTTTGGGTTAAAGTTGTAGACACCCAAAGTAATATAGAGATTTACGAAAAAAGAAAATGTGTTCATGTTTTAAGGTACCAAGTCCATAAAAGCAGACTTGGTTCTCAGAGGTATAACATTATAGTATTATACCCTTTAGTTGCtagtttacttttattttcattGTACTGTTTTCGTTTATAGTACTGATGTTATAATACTTTTGATGTTATAATACTTTGATAATATATAGAAATTGTTCTGTTGTATGTTATTGTTTGGTCACCATTATTGTTTTGTATTTAATACTTAACTAGATTATAACCCGCGCGTCCGCGCAGATATTTTCTttcgttttcatatttttgaactttttttatatttttgaatgtatATACTTTACACACTTACGAACTGAAACTATTTGTTTAGTATGTTTTTAAAACCAACACGATTTTATAGCAGAAATCTATAGTAGTTTTATATATTCtagtagtttatataaatatttgtattgttAGATTTCATTTGAATAAAAactatatcaaatatttatcaataaacaaatttgcaaataaattttgttttcataacaatgtgttattaattcttttttcaTCCAACgtgatattaatttattatttacatcattcgtattttacatttttagttCTTAGTACATATTTGTGCTAATCAAAAGTGGTTAATAATGTATAATTCAAACAAGTGGGCCAAGCTCCAGATAATATAAAACGACTAAGCCTAAATTTGGTACTAAACAGATTAATCcgggaaaagaagaaaataaacatACATAATGTTTTCCTTTTgagtttaatgtattttttcggTGAATCAAAATTTAGCTTCTTACGTGGTATTAATTTTGCTATAAAGAGATTTTTGAGTTAAGTTACGTAGTATTAATTTTGAGATACACTATAAagcaaatattaattttgtgttAGGAAGTTCAACTATTGCTTTCCTTGTgagttttattgttttattacgACTACTTGAATTTCTCTGTTAGCACTACTTGATTGAATTTCCAAAGTGAAAACCATTTACATATGTGTTTAGTATGCAACAATAAATCtgatatctcttcttctttttgatctATGAAGATTTCTATGACCCAGTTGAGGAAGATGAATTTGAACAGGATGTTAAGGTCCATATATTGTTCCCAACTGAATCTCTTCTGGTAAGTTCCCAGCTGTACCTCATATACATTTGAGTTCTTTTGCATGATGCATGAATTTTTTACACCCTAAAAAAACAAAGTAGTATAAGATTCGGCATTACTTGAcatacgatatatatatataatgaaaacaTATTTACCTTGGATGAATTTTTACacccttgaaaaaaacaaagaagcataaaattcagttttatttttcatacgATTTATGTAATGAAATCATATTTACCTTACAGTTTCGTCTGCAGTGATGAACTCAAGAGAGTAAAAAAAAGTCTAGAACTGAGACccagtatatatatagatggGTGAAGAGTCTAGGTTAAGAGGGTAGATATGGTGAGTTTAGATACAGCTCGGATATCCTCTGCCttcaattttttaaagttaatagTATGATGGGAGATGGCGATAGAATAGGCGATCTAGGGTTTCACGCTCTTGATGCCTTCTCACCGATGGGATCCAGGAATTGACGGCGGGGTTGTGTTAGGAAAGAGGAATCATAAAGGGCGGAGTAAAAGAATTTCATTCAGGGGATTTTCTTCAAATCTCCGATGTTGTGGATCGGGTACAGGAAATTGGTTTAAACGGATTTTTTGGAAATCAAGACATCTGCGAAATGGATCTCGATATTGGCAATTATACCGGTGAATTCGCATGATTACTCAGGTATTATTTTTGATTACTCAAGTATAAGGaatctaatctattataaaGAAAATGGAGGATTCAATAATGGATTTGATTTGATGGAGATATGGAGATTGGTGATTTGCGGTGGCTTAACAGGGACTGGGGGCTTGGAGTGGTTAACAGGGAAATGGGTTCTCTGGTTGGTCTCATTAAACCAACCACAGAAAACAGAGTTAATCATAGAAACGGACCTTAAGGGGAATCACATTTTGGCTGGAGCTGATGTAAGGAGGCTTATCTGGCACGTCGAGGAGTTCGGCGTTTTTTCTAGAATTGCATCACTGCTGCtcgtttttcttaaaaatacaaattcaaGGAGCCAAGGATCTTTGGAAGGGATATGTGGCGTGGAAAGGAGAGAGAGCTCACGTTTTTTTATTCTAGTTTTGTTAGCAAATGATCGTGTTGTGATATTGGGTTGAGTATGTTTATGTTTTCGGGGTATTGGAGTTATAAAGGAGACGCTTTCATTTTCTTGTGTGTATGTTACCGTTTTATATATTGGGGCAGGAGATGGATGTATTTTTCAGGGTCTTTGTTGGGATATGGGAATCTTTGGATTGGAGGGTACGTACATATACGTAAGGAATGGAATCTTCTCACCCATGTTGATAGCTCAG includes the following:
- the LOC106454898 gene encoding protein LIGHT-DEPENDENT SHORT HYPOCOTYLS 6, whose protein sequence is MEPVTYGSCRPDPKPSTASAPPPSRYESQKRRDWNTFLQYLRNHKPPLTLTLCSGAHVLEFLKYLDQFGKTKVHVTTCFFFGHSDPTSPCACPHKQAWGSLDSLIGRLRAAYEENGGRPETNPFAARAVRIYLREVKGSQAKARGITYQKKRRQPTVTTVRLDVV
- the LOC125575066 gene encoding protein FLC EXPRESSOR-like isoform X1 — translated: MAGRDRYLPSSSSLRVSESQLTESDMNRTRSALLEEKIAAQHREIQSILTDNQKLALAHLGVKDQLNLAKRELARLLEAAAAVKSDTEAKVREVYQNSLRMEAEARVVNGIGAELDQVRSDVQRLAEDRQKLTAELAMLNGEIAKAKPNSDRAVEVKAEIESLREEVSKGRAALDLEKKTRASNLHHERGMEKTIDHLNREIVKLEEELADLETKAKAAAEAAQTPSPGLVASYGNSDDIYGSQGHQYPEANGSHQVHGSLDCLPQQPANNTQHSSVP
- the LOC125575066 gene encoding protein FLC EXPRESSOR-like isoform X2 codes for the protein MAGRDRYLPSSSSLRVSESQLTESDMNRTRSALLEEKIAAQHREIQSILTDNQKLALAHLGVKDQLNLAKRELARLLEAAAAVKSDTEAKVREVYQNSLRMEAEARVVNGIGAELDQVRSDVQRLAEDRQKLTAELAMLNGEIAKAKPNSDRAVEVKAEIESLREEVSKGRAALDLEKKTRASNLHHERGMEKTIDHLNREIVKLEEELADLETKAKAAAEAAQTPSPGLVASYGNSDDIYGSQGHQYPEANGSHQLVLRKRAVSISIVDIGIIISIGS